Part of the Leptolyngbya sp. BL0902 genome, CTTCCTGACTCCCGCTTCCTGACCAGGGCAAACGCATACTCGTGGAAACAGGGATACTGATGGGGAAGGTTGAGATGGAGACATCCTATGGCCCCCACGGATAGGCTGCTGAATCATTTTGAGTCGTTAGAGGATCCGCGTACTCCGTACCTGATTGAGCACCGCTTGTTAGACATCATCGGGTTAACGATCTGTGCGGTGGTCTGTGGGGCGGAGAGTTGGGTGGAGGTGGAAGCCTACGGGCAAAGCAAAGCGGCGTGGCTGAAGACCTTTCTGGCGCTGCCAAGCGGAATTCCGTCCCACGACACGATTAGCCGTCTGTTTGCTCAACTTGACCCCGACCAATTGCAGGGGTGTTTTCTGAGTTGGGTGAAATCGGTATCGGCGCTGAGTGAGGGCAGTGTGGTGGCCATTGACGGCAAAACGGTGCGGCAGTCCTATGACCGAGGTCGAGGGAAGGGGGCCATCCATATGGTGAGCGCCTGGGCGGCGGAGAATCGCTTGGTGCTTGGGCAAGTGGCCGTGGATGAGAAATCGAATGAAATCACGGCCATTCCAGCCTTACTGAAGGTGCTGGCCTTGAGAGGATGCATCGTCACCCTAGATGCCATGGGGACTCAGAAGGCCATTGCCCAGCAGATTATTGAGCAGGAAGGGGACTACATCCTCAGCCTCAAGGGCAATCAGCCCGGCCTTTACGAGGATGTGCAGCAGATCTTTGACCATGCCCGACAGCAGGGCTTCAAGGCCATGCCCCACGAAGCCTATGAAACGATTGAGAAAGGCCATGGTCGCATTGAAATCCGCCGTCATTGGCTCCTGGGGGAGGTGGAGCATCTCGTCGATGCCGACCAGTGGCTCGGCTTAAAGCGGGTGGGCTTGATTGAATCGGAGCGTCGTCTTCCTGGGCAGGCTCCCACGATCACCCAACGCTACTATCTCACCAGCCTTGACGGCGGAGTAGAGCGCTTTGCCCAGGCCACCCGCAGCCACTGGGGCATTGAAAATAGCCTCCACTGGTGCCTTGATGTCGCTTTCCATGAGGATGACTGTCGCATTCGCACGGGCTACGCCCCCCAAAATATGGTCGTCTTGCGACACTTGGCCCTCAACCTTCTCACGCAGGAATCCTCCGCCAAGGTTGGCAAAAAAGCCAAACGACTCAAGGCCGGATGGGATAACGACTATCTCTTCAAGGTGCTGACGCTCACAAAATGAGTATGCGTTTGCCCTGGCTTCCTGACCCTCCAAATCCCACCAAAGCCAGATGGTATGATAAGTTCACATTGTTGCTGTATCGAGTGTTAAGGAGTTCGACCGTGGTTGAGCCGTTGCTAAGTGGCATTGTTCTAGGGCTAATTCCGGTAACGCTGGCGGGGCTGTTTGTGGCCGCCTACCTGCAATACCGTCGGGGCAATCAGTTTGACCTGTAGGCTCCAGTTAACGGGTCAGCGCTGAATCGGTTGATCCCCCCTTGGGCCAGATAGGCCGTCCCCACAGCCGCCTCGGTCGAGGTGGCTATTTTTATGGGCACTTGTAGGAGACCCTGGCGGATCTCGGCCCATGTTGGATTTTTGGCCCCACCTCCAGCGGTGTAGATGCGCTTCAGGGGGGACGACCCCTGCTGGACAAGGAGATCATAGCTCCGCTGTTCGATGCGGGCGATGCCCAGTAGTAGCCCATGGAGAAAGGCGACGTCATCGGCAGGACGAGGGGTGAGCCGGGGGGCAAGGTGGGGATCGTTGATAGGAAAGCGTTCCCCTGGCTGGAGCAGGGGGTAGTAGTCCAGATCCATCGGCGCAGCGGGGTCGATGTGTTGACTGAGGCGGGTGAGGGTGTCGGCATCAAAAAACTGCTTTAGCACAGCACCACCTGTATTAGAAGCGCCCCCCGCTAGCCAGTAGTCTCCTAGGCGATGGCTGTAGATCCCGTATTCGCTAGCCTCTACCCTGTGGGCGCTGAGGAGTTTAATCGCCAGGGTTGACCCCAGGGAGGTGACGCCATCCCCGACTTCGCTGGCCCCACTGGCCAAAAAGGCGGCGATACTGTCGGTGGTGCCCGCCACGATCTCGCACTGGGGCGACAGGCCAAACCGTTGTGCGATATCCGCTGTGACGTATCCAGCGACCTGGCCTGGTTCTAAGACCTTTGGCAGTAGGAAGGCCCAGGGTTGTCTAAGCATGGCATCGGGGTAAGCCAAGCGGCCCGGATCGTAGCCCAGTTTCAGGCTGTTGTGATAATCGCTGAGACCCCAACGTCCGTGGAGATGGGCGCTGAGCCAGTCGGCTTGGTGCAGAAAATATCGCCCTTGCTGCCACAGTTCAGACGGTAGGTGTGCCTGCCACCACAGTAGTTTGGCTAAGCTAGACGTGGCGCTATAGGCTGGGCTATGGGCGGGGACGAGGCTTTTCCCCTGGGCCAATTCCGTTTTGCCTCGGCCATCGTGGTACATCAGGGCTGGGGCAAGGGGCTGTCCTTGACCATCGCACAGCAGCACTGTGCCGGAGGTGCCATCTAGGGCAATCCGCTCAATGTAGGGGCTGAGGGCCGAGGGCAGGGCATCTAGGACGGCAAAAAGGGCTTGTCTCCACGCGGTGTAGGACGGCGGTGGATCCCCATAGTTGGTGCGGTAGGCCCAGACCTCCTGCCGCCGCTCCACCATCGCCGCTCTCACCCCGGAGGTGCCAAAGTCAATACCAAGGGCCAACACCATCTTCATACCCCACCGCAGATATACAAAAGGCATGACCGCCCATTGACCAGCCATGCCCCTGTTCTATTGTGTTCTGAAGTCGTGCCACCGAATCGGAACTGGCCTAGACGCTGAGTTCGCTCAGTTCGCGGCACATGTAGTCAAAGGGAGCTTCCACGACGGAGGGATTGGCTACCCCAGCTTCGGCTACCTTGGCTTTGATGATATCTTTCATGATTTGGATGCCGATGACGGTGGGGCCAATGGGCACGCCCAGGGAGTTGTAGGTTTCCCGCAGGCCCGCCAGCACCCGCTCATCCAGCAGGTCAGAGTCGCCAGCCACTAGGGCATAGCTGCCGTAGCGCAGGTAGTAATCCATATCGCGCAGACAGGCAGCATAGCGACGGGTGGTGTAGGCATTGCCACCGGGGCGGATCAGTTCGGGCACCTGGGCAAACAGGGTCGAACCAGCGGCCTTCACAATTTCCGAGGCGTTGGCGCTGATCACGGCTGCCGCTTTAATCCGGTCAAGGCCGCTGTCAAAGTAGGACTTAATGGAGCTAAGGGCATCCCGGTCGAGGTAGCGCCCGGTGTCGTCGTAGGTTTTGATCAGCGTCGTCACGGCATCCCGCATGGATTGTATCTCCCAACTCTCACTGGACAAACAGCAATTTTATTTAAAGGCATTCAAACCCGATCCGGCGCTTTATCGGGGACGTTCGTCGCGCCTTGGCAAGTCTGATTCTCGTGAAAGTTTACCACGGGGGTTTATCCCCCAAGTGCCCCTAGCCCGTTCAGGGGGCTTCTTTATGAGGGAATTGTTACAAAAGCACATATTTCGCTATGGATAGGGCCATGGTGCAGGGTTGGGCAAGGGCAGAGTAAGGCTGGGCCGAATCTGGGCCATGGGATGCGTAAATAAAGGGCTGAAACATCGTTACAAATCATCCCAATTTTGCCCCTGGGGCCTCGATTTCTGGGATAAGGAAGGGTTTATTTGTTGCGATCTCCTGACAAAAGGTAACTCCTGATACAAAACGAGCGTACCCCTATCCATAGGATGGGTCAGATGAATCAATGCTGTGGCAATAGCCCTGCAACGTGGTGCGCTTTGGCTCAGCCATAGGGGTTCCCGTTCTGGGGTGGGTTGAGCATAGCCAGTTGGTTGGCCATTCGGGACATCTGGCGGTTCTGTAGACCACCAAGCCTCACTGAAGGGCGAATGGCATTGATTTACTACACATTTCCACGCTTGTAGAGGTTAAGGAGTAGTTCATGGCAACCCCAGCAGACATCCTAAAGAAAATTGAGGATGAAGGGATTGAATTAATCGATCTGAAATTCATCGACATGCCAGGGATTTGGCAGCACCTTACCGTGCACAAGAGCCAGATTGACGAAAGCAGCTTTAGCGATGGCGTGGCATTCGATGGTTCCAGCATCCGAGGCTGGAAGGCCATTAACGAATCCGACATGATGATGGTGCCCGATCCTGACACCGCCTGGATCGATCCCTTCATGTCTCACAAAACCCTGAGCATGATCTGTACGATCAAAGAGCCTCGGACGGGGGAACTGTATTCCCGCTGCCCCCGCGCCATTGCTACCAAGGCCATCGAATACATGAAGTCTACGGGCATCGGCGACACCGCCTTCTTTGGCCCCGAAGCAGAATTCTTCATCTTCGATGACGTGCGCTTCGACCAAAACGAGCACTCCGCCTACTACTACGTGGACAGCGTAGAAGGCCGTTGGAACACGGGTCGAGAAGAGAAAGACGCCCTAGGTGTGAGCCGTAACCTCGGCTATAAGCCCCGCTACAAAGAGGGCTACTTCCCCGTCGCTCCCACCGATACCTCCCAGGACATGCGGAGCGAAATGCTGCTGACCATGGCCGAGCTGGGGGTGCCCATCGAGAAGCACCACCACGAAGTGGCCACGGGCGGTCAGTGCGAGCTAGGTATCCGCTTCGGCAAGCTGGTGGAAGCCGCCGACTGGCTGATGATCTATAAGTACTGCATCAAGAACGTGGCCAAGAAGTACGGGAAAACCGTTACCTTCATGCCCAAGCCCCTGTTTAACGACAACGGCTCCGGGATGCACACCCACCAGTCCATCTGGGGCAACGGCCAACCCCTGTTCGCTGGGGATCGCTATGCTGGCCTGAGCCAGATGGCCCTGTGGTACATCGGCGGCATCCTCAAGCACGCCCCCGCCCTGCTGGCCCTGACCAACCCCACCACCAACTCCTACAAGCGGCTGGTGCCCGGTTTCGAGGCTCCGGTGAACCTGGCCTACTCCCAGGGCAACCGCTCCGCTTCCGTGCGGATTCCCCTCTCCGGCGACAACCCCAAGGCCAAGCGCCTAGAGTTCCGCTGCCCCGATGCCACCTCTAACCCCTACCTGGCCTTCGCCGCCATGCTCTGCGCAGGTATCGACGGCATCAAGAACCAGATTGATCCCGGCGATCCTCTGGATGTGGACATCTACGACCTCAGCCCTGAGGAACTGGCCAAGATTCCGTCCACCCCCGGCTCTCTGCTGGATGCCCTGAAGGCTCTGGAAGCGGATCACGAGTTCCTCACCAGCACGGGGGTCTTCACCGAAGACTTCATCAGCAACTGGATCGAGTACAAGCTCGACAACGAAGTCAACCCCATGCGCCTGCGTCCCCACCCCTACGAACTAGCCCTCTACTACGATTGCTAGAGTTCCAGTCGGCCCTCACCCCCAGCCCCTCTCCCAAGTTGGGAGAGGGGGGGCGGAAAGTTCTTCAAGGTGCTTCACAGTCCCTCTCCCATGGGGAGAAGGATTTAGGGTGAGGGCCAAGTCATCAACAGCGGACTGTGTTCTACGGAATGCAGTCCGTTGTTGCATTCTGACGATTCCCGTCCCACGTCCTCCAATCCCTAACCCCTAATCCCTCACCTCCCCTAGCCGAAAATCCCCACATAGACTACTATTCCATCCAGTTTGTTCGTTAGACGCCGCCCCAGGAGGACACCCCATTGGCCAAGGCCAAATCCCCAAAACGTACGATTATTCTGGTCGTTTTGAACGGCAAAGGCGGTGTCGGCAAAACGACCACAGCGGTGAATTTAGCCGCCATTTACGCCGAAACCCAGTCGGTACTGCTGGTGGATGCCGATCCCCAGGGGTCTGCCCTGTGGTGGACGGGCCGCAGCCCCACGGCGCTGAATTTTGAGGTTATTCAAGCCAACGATCCCGCTCACCTCAGCGACCTGCCCAACCTGGGACGACACGACCTGGTGATTGTGGATACGCCCCCCGCCCTCAACTCAGCGGCCCTAGCGGCTGTGATCCCGGTGGCGAACTACGTGCTGCTGCCCACGCCCCCCGCCCCGATGGACTTAGCTGCCCTAATTACTACAGTCAGTGAAGCGGTAGCCCCTAGGGGGGTAGCCCATCGAGTATTGTTGACAAAAGTAGACTCCCGCAGTTTGGCCGAAGCCCTTGAGGCTCAAAACACGCTGCTGGAACTGAATATCCCAGCCTGCAATGCCTTTATTCGGACGTACAAGGCCCACGAACGCGCCGCCCTAGAAGGCATACCCGTGGTGCAGTGGCGGGGCAAAAATGCCCAAGAAGCCCGTTCTGACTACCACCGAGTGGCCGAAGAAATACAGCGAGACTGGAAGTAACCCTCTGGAAAAGACTATGACCAAGAAAAGCCTCTCCGACCTACTAAAAGAAGAAGCCAGCAAGGCCGACACGCCGGGGGAGGCTCCTGCGCCTGGAAATCCGTCGGACGAGGCCCCTCCTCTGCCCTCTGGGGATGAAACCGCCCGTCAGCCCATTCAGAGCCGCCGCAAAACGGCCAGTAGTCGCGCTAAGACGCCCCAAGCCCCCGCTGCTAAGAGTGCCTCTGCCAAAAGCACATCGGTTAAAACTGGCGGACGCACTGCGGCTAAGTCTCAAACCACCGTCCAGCCAAGCGATTTATCTGGGGATCAGCCCAGTGCGGCTAGCCCAGCAGCTACCCCGGCGGCGGCAAAAGTTGCTGCGCCCCCCAGTGTTCCAGCCTCCAGCGGCCCTTCTACCGCAGACTTAGAAGCCACCCTAGCCACCGTTCAGCAGGAAAAGGCTAACCTCGAAACCATCGTGCAAGGGCTTCAGCAGGATCTCGCTGCCCAGCAGAGCCGCCTGTTTGAACTCACCGATAGCCTCGACCAGGCCCAGGCCGATCTCAAGGCTAAAACCACCTCCCTTCAGCAATCTGAGGCAGCCCTCGCGGAAGCCAAGGCCACGATTTTGAAGCTGTCTGCCCCCGCCCCTGCCCCTGTCGCCGCCCCCAAAAGCCCTGCCCCGCCCCGCCGCTCCGGTGGAGACATTGTGCCCCGCCAACCCAGCTCAGGGCCAGCCCAACCCGGCTATGTACGCGGCGTCCCCTCCTATACGCCTCAGTCGGATCAACCCAATCCCATGCTCTCCGATGCCGATATTGGCTGGGTAGACTAGCTTGGGTCGTTCACCAGGGCAAATCATCAGAAAGATGGCAGGATGCCTGCGGCGAGGGCCGCAATAGAATACCCGCCTTCCTCCGACAGACATTGGATGAGGCGGGTATTTGGCTATTGCTGTCTAGGCTAGGCGGCTAGCGGATAGCTGGGCGGTGTGATCCTGTCCCAATGATCTCTAGCTTGGCGATGCTGCGGGATGGAGGCACCGCTGAGATTAGGCGACTAGTTTTGATCAAATAGGGAGTCAAGGTAAATTCGATTTACCTCGCGGCCACAGTGGCCGTTTTGCATCAAAAACAGGGATAGAGCGGCGCAGAACACCCGGTGCTGGCTCCAGTTGGCATGGCTAGCCAGGTAAGTCTGGAGGGCTTCATGGAGTTCTTCGGGGATTTCGGCTAATAGGCTAACGCGGGTCTGAGTCGTGGAGTTGGGGATCACTCGGAGTTCCTCCTCGGAAAACATTGATGAACTGTGGCGAACGGGGCAGGAAACCGTGGCTGGGCAATCAAGCGCAGCCCCTTTGCACCCATGCCGATACCCTAAATCGGCATGATCGTGGTCTTTAGGCATAGCAAAGCTGCGCTACACAGACGTTTAGACCTTCCTTACAACCTCAGCCGATGAAGAGCACCGCCTGAGGATGGCCGCTACGTTGGAGCGCATCGTATTTCCAGTCGCATCATTCTGCCCAACTCCCC contains:
- a CDS encoding ISAs1 family transposase — its product is MAPTDRLLNHFESLEDPRTPYLIEHRLLDIIGLTICAVVCGAESWVEVEAYGQSKAAWLKTFLALPSGIPSHDTISRLFAQLDPDQLQGCFLSWVKSVSALSEGSVVAIDGKTVRQSYDRGRGKGAIHMVSAWAAENRLVLGQVAVDEKSNEITAIPALLKVLALRGCIVTLDAMGTQKAIAQQIIEQEGDYILSLKGNQPGLYEDVQQIFDHARQQGFKAMPHEAYETIEKGHGRIEIRRHWLLGEVEHLVDADQWLGLKRVGLIESERRLPGQAPTITQRYYLTSLDGGVERFAQATRSHWGIENSLHWCLDVAFHEDDCRIRTGYAPQNMVVLRHLALNLLTQESSAKVGKKAKRLKAGWDNDYLFKVLTLTK
- the petG gene encoding cytochrome b6-f complex subunit V, which produces MVEPLLSGIVLGLIPVTLAGLFVAAYLQYRRGNQFDL
- a CDS encoding FGGY-family carbohydrate kinase — translated: MPFVYLRWGMKMVLALGIDFGTSGVRAAMVERRQEVWAYRTNYGDPPPSYTAWRQALFAVLDALPSALSPYIERIALDGTSGTVLLCDGQGQPLAPALMYHDGRGKTELAQGKSLVPAHSPAYSATSSLAKLLWWQAHLPSELWQQGRYFLHQADWLSAHLHGRWGLSDYHNSLKLGYDPGRLAYPDAMLRQPWAFLLPKVLEPGQVAGYVTADIAQRFGLSPQCEIVAGTTDSIAAFLASGASEVGDGVTSLGSTLAIKLLSAHRVEASEYGIYSHRLGDYWLAGGASNTGGAVLKQFFDADTLTRLSQHIDPAAPMDLDYYPLLQPGERFPINDPHLAPRLTPRPADDVAFLHGLLLGIARIEQRSYDLLVQQGSSPLKRIYTAGGGAKNPTWAEIRQGLLQVPIKIATSTEAAVGTAYLAQGGINRFSADPLTGAYRSN
- the apcB gene encoding allophycocyanin subunit beta; protein product: MRDAVTTLIKTYDDTGRYLDRDALSSIKSYFDSGLDRIKAAAVISANASEIVKAAGSTLFAQVPELIRPGGNAYTTRRYAACLRDMDYYLRYGSYALVAGDSDLLDERVLAGLRETYNSLGVPIGPTVIGIQIMKDIIKAKVAEAGVANPSVVEAPFDYMCRELSELSV
- the glnA gene encoding type I glutamate--ammonia ligase, translating into MATPADILKKIEDEGIELIDLKFIDMPGIWQHLTVHKSQIDESSFSDGVAFDGSSIRGWKAINESDMMMVPDPDTAWIDPFMSHKTLSMICTIKEPRTGELYSRCPRAIATKAIEYMKSTGIGDTAFFGPEAEFFIFDDVRFDQNEHSAYYYVDSVEGRWNTGREEKDALGVSRNLGYKPRYKEGYFPVAPTDTSQDMRSEMLLTMAELGVPIEKHHHEVATGGQCELGIRFGKLVEAADWLMIYKYCIKNVAKKYGKTVTFMPKPLFNDNGSGMHTHQSIWGNGQPLFAGDRYAGLSQMALWYIGGILKHAPALLALTNPTTNSYKRLVPGFEAPVNLAYSQGNRSASVRIPLSGDNPKAKRLEFRCPDATSNPYLAFAAMLCAGIDGIKNQIDPGDPLDVDIYDLSPEELAKIPSTPGSLLDALKALEADHEFLTSTGVFTEDFISNWIEYKLDNEVNPMRLRPHPYELALYYDC
- a CDS encoding ParA family protein, with the protein product MAKAKSPKRTIILVVLNGKGGVGKTTTAVNLAAIYAETQSVLLVDADPQGSALWWTGRSPTALNFEVIQANDPAHLSDLPNLGRHDLVIVDTPPALNSAALAAVIPVANYVLLPTPPAPMDLAALITTVSEAVAPRGVAHRVLLTKVDSRSLAEALEAQNTLLELNIPACNAFIRTYKAHERAALEGIPVVQWRGKNAQEARSDYHRVAEEIQRDWK
- a CDS encoding DUF2811 domain-containing protein, producing the protein MFSEEELRVIPNSTTQTRVSLLAEIPEELHEALQTYLASHANWSQHRVFCAALSLFLMQNGHCGREVNRIYLDSLFDQN